A genomic window from Cydia strobilella chromosome 26, ilCydStro3.1, whole genome shotgun sequence includes:
- the LOC134753070 gene encoding uncharacterized protein LOC134753070: protein MFIILTTKRNEDLPLLINQFREYVSTLLTSGQLEPLGMQANSYIATRLLILEKYPMQALRHFFDVLQKKLAQRNKKLSKEVNDILDYMDDTYDEAEEEAMQAVLREAYLYPDTKNYNKIAQGFVDYVFLKPLMRVTGTSRGNVLFKMIKDALIKLAKSDHVIFSPAFYANLRKSFKKTQKLRHESSSTDTEENISSKESIDLSDISSNCSSESSDTITSSDEEEKSSNKRTRKNFQFKNNKLVKPENFKKQNILSNRAKSRKIKSYEVLSKLRPIQKKQNGAIENNREIRRHSYQHILSSTSTTIDANVITAAESSDIERRR, encoded by the exons atgtttataattttgacAACTAAAAGGAATGAAGATTTGCCATTGCTGATTAATCAATTCAGAGAATATGTCTCGAC GCTACTGACCAGCGGGCAGCTAGAACCGTTGGGCATGCAGGCCAATTCGTACATCGCAACAAGGCTTCTAATATTAGAGAAGTATCCAATGCAAGCGCTGCGTC ATTTTTTTGATGTACTCCAAAAAAAACTGGCTCAAAGAAACAAGAAGTTGTCCAAAGAGGTGAACGATATTTTAGACTATATGGACGATACATACGATGAAGCGGAGGAAGAGGCCATGCAGGCGGTTCTACGTGAGGCTTACTTGTATCCAGATactaaaaactataataagATTGCTCAAG gttttgtAGATTATGTGTTTCTAAAACCATTGATGAGAGTGACGGGAACCTCAAGAGGCAACGTTCTGTTTAAAATGATAAAAGATGCTTTAATAAAATTAGCAAAGTCTGATCATGTTATCTTTTCACCGGCGTTTTATGCAAATCTTCGTAAATCCTTTAAGAAAACACAAAAACTCAGACACGAGTCGTCTAGCACAGACACTGAAGAAAATATATCAAGTAAAGAAAGTATAGATTTAAGCGACATAAGTAGTAATTGCTCAAGTGAGAGTTCCGACACAATAACAAGTTCCGATGAGGAAGAAAAGAGCAGTAACAAAAGAACACGTAAGAATTTTCaatttaagaataataaattagtaaaaCCTGAGAATTTTAAGAAACAAAACATACTTAGCAATAGAGCAAAATCGaggaaaataaaatcatatgaaGTGTTAAGCAAATTAAGGCCTATAcagaaaaaacaaaatggtGCTATTGAGAATAATAGAGAAATTCGCCGACATTCTTACCAACATATTCTATCAAGCACATCCACAACTATTGATGCCAACGTTATCACTGCGGCAGAATCTAGTGATATTGAAAGG AGACGCTGA
- the LOC134753245 gene encoding uncharacterized protein LOC134753245 has translation MHFFSNMNVIVCVVLLSVSINTVKGIYRIPINPRFRAHSDESDNTESELRIDTDNDNPQIERELNPININDTKKDDVDMRTETSPDLKFTDFVLEAAKVLKTYDNNVLEQAFAILDDELWKDVYKGCKSYELADIKKYASDKLGLLKDAPAETLRQHLDDIIDVFTNEDYGEIQDLVDYVNSLFVGESDKFVEVLLALVHRRISDDVNLADILKGALEYFLFDHYCNLDDIVRHELMKMIKHYWRQFISQVVKGKNGSNKETVPFVTPFIYEKDNEQLHKKRRFNKVNAGRPLALRFSDKSEPGENVLFGENENNMRANSKEISDESSNSTESKGDKEAAWDKSIYVRSNDSTEDHTVSKSPTTDKKIKNRHRGSHSTIADTDNIQSLPLKSKPTSVMRQSNKSNTIERLINIGNLAKEINNMIGPEGKNLRNGEYLMNWDSVFGMDFSGLMIGDEPSNTEVIKKEEGGNNKGVIITMKANYQE, from the exons atgcatttttttagtaatatgaaTGTAATCGTGTGTGTGGTGTTGCTCAGTGTTTCta TAAACACAGTAAAAGGAATTTATCGTATACCAATAAATCCACGTTTCCGTGCACACTCGGATGAAAGTGATAATACAGAAAGTGAACTGAGGATTGATACTGACAATGACAATCCTCAAATAGAAAGAGAACTAAATCCAATAAATATAAACGATACTAAAAAAGACGATGTCGATATGAGAACGGAAACCTCGCCGGATTTAAAATTTACTGATTTTGTCTTAGAAGCTGCCaaagtattaaaaacttatGATAACAACGTTCTTGAGCAAGCATTTGCGATATTAGATGATGAATTATGGAAAGATGTGTATAAAGGGTGTAAGTCTTACGAGTTAGCTGATATCAAAAAATACGCATCTGATAAATTAGGACTACTTAAAGATGCACCTGCTGAAACGCTTCGTCAGCATTTAGATGATATAATAGATGTATTCACAAATGAAGATTATGGGGAGATACAGGACTTGGTTGATTATGTCAATTCCTTGTTTGTTGGAGAAAGTGACAAATTCGTTGAAGTTTTACTGGCTTTGGTTCATAGAAGGATATCAGACGACGTAAATTTAGCAGACATATTAAAGGGCGCATTAGAGTACTTTTTGTTTGACCATTATTGTAACCTTGATGATATCGTTAGACATGAGTTGATGAAAATGATTAAACATTATTGGAGACAATTTATCTCTCAAGTAGTTAAGGGTAAAAATGGCTCCAATAAAGAAACAGTACCATTCGTAACGCCGTTTATTTATGAAAAGGATAATGAACAACTTCATAAGAAAAGGAGATTCAATAAAGTAAATGCAGGACGACCACTAGCATTGCGTTTTAGCGATAAAAGCGAGCCTGGTGAGAATGTACTTTTTGGTGAAAATGAGAATAACATGAGAGCTAATTCAAAAGAAATATCTGATGAGAGCTCGAATTCAACTGAGTCTAAGGGCGATAAAGAGGCCGCGTGGGACAAAAGTATCTATGTGAGGTCAAATGATAGCACAGAAGACCATACAGTAAGCAAAAGTCCTACAACCgataaaaagattaaaaacaGACATCGAGGTAGCCATAGTACTATAGCTGATACTGATAATATACAAAGTCTTCCATTGAAATCTAAACCAACATCTGTTATGAGACAGTCTAATAAAAGTAACACTATAGAGAGATTAATAAATATTGGAAACCTCGCCAAGGAAATTAATAATATGATTGGGCCAGAGGGCAAGAATTTGCGGAATGGGGAGTACTTAATGAACTGGGACTCTGTTTTCGGTATGGACTTTTCAGGATTGATGATTGGTGATGAGCCTTCGAATACTGAAGTAATAAAGAAAGAAGAAGGGGGTAACAATAAAGGTGTAATTATAACAATGAAAGCTAATTACCAAGAATGA